In Nocardia sp. NBC_00403, one DNA window encodes the following:
- a CDS encoding DUF5666 domain-containing protein, whose amino-acid sequence MTNRDDPWAQRPEDAPTEHLGNPDKSGFEPPAHTTEYTEAYGHGAGPAYPATEQFEAWTPPPLNATREFPPHDNQWGAYESPHGQQWADPTLQDTGAMPGRGGMVAPGPPQPPKRNTGLWVALTLGVVALVAVVGVAAGLMLGGDDSASSAASTSTLPGPARATGTPRSGQSTATIPSIPGLGNIDELGATMGTISANNGGTLTLNTMTGGSVTVHTDTNTQVISLSAIKAADLPVGDMVVIQGDKTADGSIQARVIISTSLPGGPR is encoded by the coding sequence ATGACGAACCGGGACGATCCGTGGGCGCAGCGGCCGGAGGATGCTCCGACCGAGCATCTCGGTAATCCGGACAAGTCCGGATTCGAGCCGCCTGCGCACACGACGGAGTACACCGAGGCATACGGTCATGGCGCGGGCCCGGCGTATCCGGCCACCGAGCAGTTCGAGGCGTGGACGCCGCCGCCGCTGAACGCCACTCGCGAGTTTCCGCCCCACGACAACCAGTGGGGTGCTTACGAGAGCCCCCACGGCCAGCAGTGGGCCGATCCGACACTGCAGGACACAGGCGCGATGCCGGGCCGAGGTGGCATGGTCGCGCCCGGCCCACCGCAGCCACCCAAACGGAACACGGGACTGTGGGTCGCGCTCACGCTCGGCGTCGTCGCGCTGGTCGCGGTGGTCGGTGTGGCCGCCGGGCTGATGCTCGGGGGTGACGACTCGGCGTCGAGCGCCGCGAGTACCTCGACGCTACCGGGCCCGGCCAGAGCGACGGGCACGCCGAGGTCGGGTCAGTCCACCGCGACGATCCCCAGCATCCCCGGGCTCGGCAATATCGACGAACTCGGCGCGACCATGGGCACTATCAGCGCCAACAACGGCGGCACCCTGACCCTGAATACGATGACGGGCGGCTCGGTCACCGTGCACACCGACACCAACACTCAGGTGATCTCGCTGTCCGCGATCAAGGCCGCCGATCTGCCCGTCGGCGACATGGTCGTCATCCAAGGCGACAAGACCGCGGACGGGTCGATCCAGGCCAGAGTCATCATCAGCACCTCGTTGCCGGGAGGACCGAGATGA